Proteins from a genomic interval of Anaerohalosphaeraceae bacterium:
- a CDS encoding class I SAM-dependent methyltransferase codes for MMDRPGHPLQRKHALCARCGAAERQRVQWLLMHRLSAQYRFSEKTLLHFAPEPLFYEEFRNLFRQVTTTDIQMPNVDIRADIRRLPFSDGSFDVVFASHVLEHVSEDRQAMCEIRRVLRSGGLAIIEVPIVSEVTMEYNCPNPYEFGHVRAPGADYYERFRDLFSRVEIITSEDFPPEHQPFVYCNWTIFPTNESPLRRAMKGRRHPIVVALYHV; via the coding sequence ATGATGGATCGTCCCGGGCATCCTCTTCAACGTAAACATGCGTTATGTGCAAGATGTGGAGCTGCGGAAAGGCAACGCGTTCAATGGCTTTTGATGCATCGGTTGTCTGCACAGTATAGATTTTCGGAAAAAACTCTTCTTCATTTTGCTCCGGAACCTCTGTTTTATGAAGAATTCAGAAATTTATTTCGGCAGGTAACCACAACAGATATTCAGATGCCGAATGTAGATATCAGGGCGGATATCCGCCGATTACCGTTTTCTGATGGTTCGTTCGATGTTGTATTTGCTTCCCATGTGTTGGAGCACGTTTCTGAAGATAGACAGGCGATGTGTGAAATTCGACGGGTTCTTCGCTCGGGCGGGCTGGCGATTATCGAAGTACCGATCGTGTCCGAGGTAACGATGGAATACAATTGCCCGAATCCTTATGAGTTTGGACATGTGCGAGCACCTGGAGCAGATTACTACGAACGTTTTCGGGATTTGTTTAGCAGGGTTGAGATAATTACTTCGGAAGATTTTCCGCCTGAACATCAGCCGTTTGTTTATTGCAACTGGACCATATTCCCAACGAATGAGAGTCCGCTTCGTCGGGCTATGAAAGGGCGAAGACATCCGATAGTAGTAGCTCTGTACCATGTCTAA